One Rhodospirillaceae bacterium genomic region harbors:
- the hflX gene encoding GTPase HflX — MFCSKNAYRDPERGIQEAVALAKSIDLLVVDAKIVKIRRLSPSTLFGTGTIKSLAVNIDNQKIELVFVDGKLSPVQQRKLETEWKCKVIDRTGIILEIFQTRANTHEGRLQVELAALDYQRSRLVRAWTHLERQRGGRGFLAGPGESQIEADRRQIDQRRNQIRATLNKVVKTRQVQRIPREKIPLPLVALVGYTNAGKSTLFNRLSRSNTYTANQLFATLDPKMCKIVLPSGSPVILSDTVGFIGDIPTELIAAFRATLEELCHASIFLHVRDFSDPDNLNQKRDVQKTLKELGIEDGDNNLKMIEVLNKIDLLIDNTSISELYAKKKKKNVVSISSKTGLGCDELLRSIDAILMKQRQIFEIKIPMSDGSALAWLYRNGVVLSRIEGKTDLLLKVSMEPGKKAKFQSSFGPLSAKPSLF; from the coding sequence ATTTTCTGTTCAAAAAACGCATATCGTGACCCAGAGCGCGGGATTCAAGAGGCCGTAGCCCTTGCCAAGTCAATCGACCTTCTAGTGGTTGACGCGAAAATCGTTAAAATTAGACGACTAAGTCCCTCAACACTTTTTGGAACAGGTACAATAAAATCTCTAGCAGTAAACATCGATAATCAGAAAATAGAATTAGTGTTTGTAGATGGTAAGCTCTCGCCAGTTCAGCAACGCAAATTAGAAACTGAATGGAAATGCAAGGTTATTGACCGCACCGGAATCATTCTAGAAATATTCCAAACTAGGGCTAATACTCACGAAGGACGCCTCCAAGTGGAACTCGCAGCCCTTGATTATCAAAGAAGTAGGTTAGTTAGAGCCTGGACCCATCTAGAGCGGCAACGCGGCGGACGTGGATTTTTAGCAGGCCCAGGCGAATCTCAAATTGAAGCCGATCGTAGACAAATTGACCAACGGAGAAATCAAATCCGAGCAACCCTCAATAAAGTTGTAAAAACCCGTCAGGTGCAAAGAATACCAAGAGAAAAAATTCCCCTACCCCTAGTGGCTTTAGTTGGCTACACGAACGCTGGAAAATCAACCTTATTTAATCGCTTAAGTAGGTCCAATACCTACACTGCTAATCAACTTTTCGCCACTCTAGACCCAAAGATGTGTAAAATTGTCTTACCTTCCGGGTCCCCGGTTATTCTATCTGATACGGTGGGCTTCATTGGGGATATCCCAACTGAATTAATCGCCGCATTTCGGGCTACGCTAGAGGAGCTATGTCACGCAAGCATATTTCTCCATGTCAGGGATTTCTCTGATCCTGATAATCTGAACCAAAAACGTGATGTTCAGAAGACGTTAAAGGAGCTGGGTATCGAGGATGGAGATAATAATCTCAAGATGATTGAAGTTCTTAATAAAATTGATTTACTTATTGATAATACATCGATTTCTGAGTTGTATGCGAAAAAAAAGAAAAAGAATGTAGTATCAATTTCCAGTAAAACAGGTCTGGGATGTGATGAATTATTAAGATCAATAGACGCAATCCTCATGAAGCAACGCCAAATTTTTGAAATTAAAATACCGATGTCTGACGGGTCTGCTCTAGCGTGGTTGTACCGCAACGGAGTAGTTTTGTCCCGTATTGAAGGAAAAACTGATTTGTTACTTAAAGTGAGCAT
- a CDS encoding RNA chaperone Hfq, protein MAAEKNQNVQDIFLNNVRKQRVPVTIFLVNGVKLQGSIAWFDNFSIILKRESQTQLIYKHAISTIMPSDELSLFEDE, encoded by the coding sequence GTGGCCGCAGAAAAGAATCAAAATGTTCAGGATATTTTCTTGAACAATGTCAGGAAACAACGTGTACCTGTCACAATATTTCTCGTTAATGGAGTAAAGCTGCAAGGTAGTATTGCTTGGTTTGATAATTTTTCAATTATACTCAAGCGTGAATCTCAAACTCAGTTAATTTATAAACACGCAATTTCTACAATTATGCCGTCTGATGAATTAAGCCTCTTCGAAGATGAATGA